TATttgattaggtgatggagcaccacttccaTTACCTgatgcctgaaataaataatttgaagttaatgaatatgaatatttataattataaaataaaagacgtcaataaatatataaatatattaatacatcATTGATGAATGCATGAACCAAATTAGCTGCCATTGCAACAAAATGTTCTATCAAATGGTTGAACTCTCAACTACAACTACCACATAAATTCCAAACAGCATGAGCATTTGCATGTAATTAGGATGCTTACTCAAGAGGAAGATTTGATGTATGTCGTGTTATGATCAAGATATGTATGCAAAAAGTCCAACATATCATcatgatcaatacatcatcatcaaagcagTCCAAACACTTACCCCAATTTCCAGCGCCTCATCATTCACATATGTGCCATTTTTCCTCTTATGTGTGATCTTCCACATTTCAGCTCGTCCAATATTCTCACCAGTCTCAATTTTCTATAtattcaacaataataatataagtataatgtggtgaaaattataatatattaaaatagagAGTACAATATAAGTAAACAAATACcaaattatttcttcttcttgataAAGACATAACACCACCAGTGTGCGAAATACTTTGTCTCGTCCTTATATCTCTATTTCTATTACACATGTTCtacaaagtgaaaatgaaatcaGTTTTGTGTATACTTAAAGTAAgcttattaacaataaaaaaacagagTTTATCATACCACTATAGAAGGCCTTAAACAATAatcaacaaaaacaactcattgTTCCATGTTTAATCCAGCTGGAAcatttttaatgaggtcacttTTGCTCATAAGTGAGTCATAAAATTCATTCCAAAGCTTGCATTTGTATTCCCTCCACAGTTTCCCAATTTTAAACATAACATTTCTTTTAGCCAAATCTTCATTTACTTTGAAACAAAATCgagacataaaaaaaaagttagtccaaatgtattgaataaattaaagttatttcaaTGTAAGTTATATTACCTTTAGTGCACTCTCCCACACTATATCCTTGTAAGTATCTGGAAAAGTTGACcacttttcaaaactaatagGGAACAATACATGATTTGTTGCTAGTTGTCCACAAACTCCAACAAGTAGACCAGATGCTTTTCCAATTGGTTGAAAATTGTCATCATAGTTCACCACCACATGTAATCCGTTAGGTAAGCTATGAGCATCCCTAACCTTCACCTTTAGTTTTTGACTAAATCCTTCCCCAACTATAAAAACCAAATACATTATTTCATGTGCAGATTACatgtaaagaaaaaaacaacaaaagatTTTACCTATAACATCAACAAGCGGATAGTGGTTTGATTGTCTTGATTTTCTTGGCTGCACTTTTTCAAGTTTAAACTCAGAAGGTGGTTGTGCTAGTGCAGATTTAGAAGTTGCTGGAAGTATAGATTCAGATGATTCAAGATTTTCATATTCAGTTTTTGGTTATGGAACTTGTGATTGTGGAACTTGTGAAGTTTGTGGTTGTGTAGGTTGTGAGGTTTTTTGATGAATAGATTGAGAAGCTTGTGGTAGTGGAGATCCAAATGGACTTGTGGAAGTAGTTCTTGTCTGGTCCTGTGTAGCAGAAGGCGTAACATTAATGTTTACATAGTTGGCCACAAATTTGTCTGAACCAGCAACTGACTTAAGCAAGTTCTTGATCCTTTTAGGTTTAGGCATATTTGCACATGAAAATGAAGTAATCAACAACATCATTttaatttgaagatatattaaAAGTGAAGATATATTAAAAGCTTCATACATGTACATAGTAGATGAATGAACATATTAATAGTGCTGCTGAACCAAGGTTATTATTACTCTGACATTGAgtcattttcatgaagttcatCATCATTGTTGTCCTTATTTAGTAATTCATCATATTCATCCTCCCTAAATAATGCCAATTGGTCAGAGTTGTTGAAAAAATCATTTAAGTCTTGTTGTGGACACGGTTCTACTTCACAAACTTCACCATCTCCTTCTCCCATATCATACAAGTCTCGTGGTTTCAAATGGACAACAATTGACCATTCCTTATTCACCTCATCATCTATATAATATACCATTTCCGCTTGTGAAGTTTCAATGTATGGATCATGCTCATCACGATCTCTCATGTGAATTAACCTTGGAAAATTAATACAAGTGAAACCCCAAGGATCCTTCCTCAACCCCAGTCCCTTGTGGTGTCAGCCCATTTACATTTGAACAAGGTCACCTTAAAATGACTATAGTAATTAAGCTcaattatattttctaatttgcCATAATATGcttgtttaatgttttgatcCACACCACTTGCAACACATGATGTTGAAGAAGTTGAGAACACTCCACATTTTTGGGTTTTTAAGTCATGTTCTTGACTTTCAGTTCTAAAATTTGAAACCATTTACATTAAAGGCATAAATTCTTCTAGCATGTGTTGTTGGACTTAGAGCTAGATACTTAAGATCATTTGCAACTGTACTCGAAATGTTTGGGTTATTAATCTACAAAAATAATGATTGTTGTCAATATAtctttgaaattgaaatttctAACTTGTAAAAACATATTGTACCTACCCTTTAAGGAAACCAATTCATGAAATCCTTATTGATAATCTTTTCTAGCTCCGTATTTGGAATTCTTCTCCCTCTAAACCTTCTTCGTAAATGTTGTCTAAATTCcctaagaaaaaaattgaaaccaatatattattaataatttcataaatgacaacttttaaatataattagatTTATATTGAGTGTTAATACTCACTCACTGTAAGGTTGAACTTGAAGGCAATTAAATAATACATAGTGATGTGTTTGCGTTCTCTCAATAGTTGACATCTCAAAAGTTGAAGCAACACTTACAACTCTACCAATTTGTGGAAATAGAGTATTCAATTATGAAATATTTGTTAGAAGAGTCATCCACACGTGAAGGTCTATTAGTTCTTGTCTCCATCCTTTTCATATATTGAGAGCAAAAGGTCAGAATCTCTTCAGCTAGGTATCCTTCAGCAATAGAACCTTCAGGTTGTGCCTGTTGAataagatgctttgatgtctccaaatccaagaggaaagcttgaagaccttgctgctgggtgtgtgtgtgttgtctagttgtctgaaacttgttaattcactccttaagatgatccaagttcatttgaatctttaaccttttgaaaagatgagtttctaaaatgttgttaaaatttcaacaggttgtttcttgaaacaacaggttgttttaccttagcagtttttgaaaaggttttgaaaagcttgactttgctgtcaagtcaattcaaccgattgtttcgacaaaacaatcgattgttttcctgtaaaccttaacaaaattatgttaaagcggttttaatatgttttaaatgatgcTAACTAACTTgactcctttattaaatgcttttgaccactttgtgggtctatataaaggtgatTTTACGCttctaatcttggagtaagagaaaaaatttatcaaaacagtttttccaatatttgaaagagctttggatcattcttaagtgtgtggaataagattgggttgtaattctgtactttaagctttgtaatacccaggtgtattatattcccttcttccttggttattgtatttctgtagttgtgttgccaaggagtgttgtgtgttcttgaggtgtttaagatcaacattcttggtgtggtttgtcaaaggtagtgtgtttcttgaggggttcaaggtcactactttggtgtgtgatgtttgtaatctggttttgattacatagtggattacccagtggtttttgaggactggatgtagctcttggtgtaagagtgaaccagtataaatttgtttgtgtgattctctctttccctgatctcacgtatatctgttttaagttgtttttattaactactgataaaaacaactgattgttttgacaaaacaaccgattatttttcttataacatcttaaaacagttttgggtatttgtttccttgattcttttctttgtaattcggcattgaatttcattataccttcaaagtttgcgaaaatctcttataaacaattcaacccccctcttgtttaaggtcatatattctaacagtgcCTTGTTTCAAACATACGATTTTAAGTGCTCCCAAATACCTATAAAATGCTTTCTCAATTAGAATAATCAagctttaaacttaaaaaaagtaCAAAGGTCCACAAGAAATTTACCTTTTTATGGGATATATCCAACGGTAATGTACTGGTCCTCCAAGCTTTGCCTCATCAGCTAGGTGACATGTTAAATGAACCATGATTGTAAAAAAGGTAGGAGGAAATAACATTTCCAAGTGGCAAAGAGTTTGAATCATGCGAGACTCAAGTTTATTAAGATCAAATTGACTTAAACTTTTCCCACATAATTGTCGAAAAAATGAACACATTTCTACTACCACTGTAGTCACATTGTTTGGTAGAACATTACGTACGACAATAGGTAGTAATTGTTCCATAATAATATTACAATCATGACTCTTGAGTCCAAAAATCTTTCCACCTTTCAAATCTACACACCTTGCAATATTACTTGAGTATCCATCTGACATTTTAGCATTTTTCAACGTCTGCAAAAacgtttttttctttaattttgacaATGAAAATACACTTGGTCGAATTTTTCCTTTATCATCTGGCCAAAGCTCTTTCCTTATACCCATTTCTTTAAGAACCTTTTGGGCTTTGAGATTATCCTTGAACTTCTTAGGATCATTAAGTAATGTAGACAAAACATTGTCACAAACATTTTTCTCAATATGCATCACATCTAGACAATGATGTAACAAGTTGGTCCGTCAATAAggaagtttaaaaaatatacttctCTTTCTCCATTGCTCTACTCCAACTTGAACAACATTCTTTCCACGAGCCCTCTTACTTGTATATATGGGGTTTAATGGTTTTCCAAATGTAACATTCACACCCTCAACTTGATTCCATATGTCTGACCCTGACAAAGGTTCTGGTGCATCCCTTAGATAATTTGTTCCATTAAAAAGATGACGATTCAATCTGAATTTGTGCtctttatttaaaaatctaTGATGTCGCATAAAGCAGAATTTGCCCCTGTACAACTAAGAAGAGTCGGTTTCAAAGTTACAGGTAGGGCAAGCAAGACCAGTGTGCGTGTTCCATTCAGACAAATTACCTAGCCCAGGGAAGTCACTAATTGTCCACAACAAAGCCGCTCGCAATGTAAACATTTCTTTTTTTGAATAGTCAAATGTTTGCACTTCACCAAACCATAACTCCTTCAATTATCTTTTGAGTGGTTCTAAGTAAACATCAATGTCATTTCCTACCATTTGTTTTCCAGAAATTATCATGGAGAGGATAAAAGATGTTTGCTCCATACACTGCCAAGGGGGCAATTGTATGGGATGAGAACCATTGGCCATATATTATGGTTTGTACTCATGTTTCCATAAGGATTGAAGCCATCAACAACTAAGCCTAATCGTACATTTCGAGGATCATTTGCAAATTCTGGAtgcaataaataaaatgatttccAAGCCTCAGAATCTCTAGGATGCCTCATCAACCCATCTTGATCATCCTTTGATGCATGTCTTGTCATAGACTCAATCGTCTTAGAACTCATAAACAATCTTTGCAAACGCAGTTTTAATGGAAAGTAACGCAAGATTTTTGTGTATTGcttcttatctttatttttccACTTAGACGGTTTACACCATTTACATTCTTCTAAACCTTCATTGTACTTAACAAAGTGTCTAAACAGATTATCGAGATCTCAACACTAGAAACTTATACATAAATtcctattaatttttttgacgCACTAATGAAATAGAAGAAAAggtaagtaaataaaaaaaatcaaaaaagagagataaaaatataattaaaataaatgtgaTTAGTGGGACGAAAATGAAAGGTGAATTCAATAAATTAGTTACGTGatttattttacttaaattagcttcttttgatttatgtgaAGAAAATCTAAGAAGTGGTAGGTAAAATTAgttattaacattttatttttgtttccttcggtcatttgaaaaacaaaaataagagaTTTGAGGATGATGATTACCCTATAATCTCAACACCTAAAAGTCGAGTAACACCTAAAAGTCGAGTAACTAACTAGTATGTACTATTGCTATATAAATGGAATTAAGTAACattaaacaaattttgaaatattattaatcatattattaaGGAATATATCagttatcatatatatatatatgacttaaatagttattattatatatcaaTTATCATATGATATAGTTAGTTATTATATGACATAATTAGTTGATTGAATAAATATAATGAGGTTTTATATTCCTTTTCAGTATTACAAttttgtatgtatatatatatatatatatgtatatatactaCACTCTTTCAATGAGAATTTATCTCATCTGAAACCAATCTATTTATTCTTGACATGGTATCAAAGCACGATCTTGGTGCTCTTGattatcaaaattttcataCTTTCTAAAAACACCCATATCGCCATGGCAAATGATTCGAAGGGTTCTGAATCAGATATTAAAACCACTGATCCCTCACACTCGTTCTATATTCATCATTCAGATCAACCAAGCCATGTCTTGGTTCCTATCAACTATCAACCCacaacaaacataaaaaaatctcAGGAAGTATCAAATTCAACTTCTTCTAGTGCAGTACAAGGATTCATCGTGGAGCAGATTCAAAAATTGGCTCAAGCAATCAAATGCCACATGTTTGATTCCATCAACTCTTGTGTCTGTTAATTCTAGTAGCGCAAGTTCTTGGATTTTGGATACCGGCGCCATGGATCACATTATTTCCCACAAGTCTCTTTTAATTGAACCCAAATCTTCCAATATTACAAGTGTCAATTTACTGAATGGTGCTACGACACAAGTCAGACACACTAGCACCGTTATTTTTAATCCCAAACTCACACTTAAAAATGTTCCATGTGTCCCATcttttaacttgaacttggttTCAGCCAACAAACTCACAAAGGACCTAAATTGTTgtattctattattttctaaattttctaTTTTGCAGGATTTGGTTTCGGGGAAGATGATTGGCTTGTGTAGACAGTGTGGTGGTCTTTACTACATGCATCCATCAAAGAATAAATCGACTATTTTCCATGTCACTTAGCCATCCGACTTATGGCATTTACGTTTGGGTCATCcctctttttctcattttaaaataatgtcaCATTCACTCCTTTATCATTCTAAATAACTAGGAAATAATTGTACAATTTGTCCAAAGGCTAAGCAGACACGCCTGCCTTTTCCCAGAAGCTCAATAACCACAAAGTTTCCTTTTTCACTTTTATATTGTGATGTCTGGGGTCCTCATAAAATTCATACGCACACTTGTTTGCGTTACTTTCTTACAATTGTTGACGATTTTTCTCGTTGCACATGGATTTTTCTCATGCATCATAAATCAGAGACACAatttttattaactaatttCATACAATTAGTCAAAACTCAATTTCAAACAAATGTTCAAATGATAAGAGTGGATAACGACACACAATTTATTCCTCTTCCcagttttttttcaaaataaaggaATCGAGCTCCAAAGTTCTTGCATTCACACTCAAcaacaaaatggagttgttGAACGAAAACATCGACACATTTTGAATGTTGCTCGTTCTCTCATGTTTCAATCAAATGTCCCACTTGAATTCTTGGGGAAATGTGTCTTAACTGCAGTGTACCTTATAAATCGAATTCCAACACCTTTGTTATCAAACAAATCTCCATTTGAGGTCTTATATAACTGCCCTCCTTCTCTTGCATATTTACGGGTCTTTGGTTGTGAATGTTACGCGACCAATGTTCACCCAAAACAAAAATTTGACCCTCATCCATCTATTTGTGTCTTCATGGGGTATCCAAATGGCATAAatgggtataattttttttgatttACAAACCAAAAAAATATCCATCAGTCGTGACGTATATTttcaagaaaatattttcccttttcttTCCAAATCTTTTCAGTTCCCTTAAAATTCATCACCATATTTTTCTCTACCTCCCAACAGTTCCTTCGATACACCGATTCAACCGATATCCTCTCCTGATTTTTCTCCCAATTCAATGTTTCCCTTACTTGATCAAAATTCGGAATCACCTACACCTTCCTCTGACGTCGCTATTCCAGAATCCTCATCCTCAAAAACAGCCATACCATCCTCATTTCATTCTCGATTGCCTACTCCGTCTTCTTCCTCACCTTCTGCGACGTCGGAACCCTCCAATCTGTCACCAATTTTGACCCTCGATGAACCTCCTCTCCGCTGTTCCACTCGTCATATTCAACCTCCTGCATGGAAAAAAGATTATGACATGTCTTCCCACATTAATCATTCTTCGATGCAATCAAGTTCTCGTAAAGGTACAAGGTATCCCCTTTCTTctcatttatctattttttgtttttctccttATCACTGTGCCTTTTTAGCCCTCTTAACAGCATAAAAAGAACCATCTTCCTTCGAGCAAGCTAACCGTGATCTACTTTGGCGTCAAGCCATGTTTGCTAAACTTCAAGCTCTAGAACGCAACAACACCTGGCAGATGGTTCCTTTTCCACCGGGGCACAAACCAATCGGCTATCgttgggtatataaaatcatgTATAATTCTGATGGGGCCACTGAACGGTATAAAGCTCGTTTGGTTGCCAAGGGCTTCACCCAGGTTGAAGGTATAAAGTATAAGAAAACTTTTTCTCCTATTACCAAGGTCACCACTCTTCGTTGTTTATTAAATGTTGCAACTTCCTACAATTGGTATACCCATCAATTTGATGTGCACGATGCATTTCTTCATGGGACATTACAAGAAGAGGTGTATATGACTCCACCTCCTGATCTTCATCGTCTGGGGGAGAATCTAGTATGTCGACTTCACAAATCTATTTATGGTTTAAAACAAACATCACGAAATTGGTTCTTAACTTTTGCAACTAATGTTAAATATGCTAATTACATACAATTAAATGCGGATTATTCACTTTTTACTAAATCTCAAGGTAAAAGTTTACTACGTTGACTGGTAATGATTTACATGAAATCAAGTTGCTCAAAAGTCATATGCTCAAACATTTTCTTATTTAAGATCTCGgtgaattgaaatattttctggGGATAGAATTCTCTCGTTTCAAAAGAGGGATCTTTATGTCTCAAAGAAAATATTCATTGGATATTTTATAAGACATAAGATTATCAGGTGTGAAGCCAACAAAATTTCCAATGGAGCAAAACTTGAAACTGATAGATGAAGATGACAAAATACTTCATTATCCGAGCAAGTATGAGAGACTGGTTGGAAGATTAATATACTTGACAGTTACCAAACCTGACATAGTATATTTAATACGTACCCTTAGTCAATTCATGAACACACCCCGAAAGCCACATTGGGAAGCAACGTTGTGGGTTCTTAGATATACTAAAGGGACGCTAGGTCAAGGTCTTTTTCTAccatatgaaaataatttaactcTTAATGCATATTGTGATTCAAATTGGGGAGAATGTCGTGCTACAAGGCGTTCTATTTCTGGTTACTGTGTTTTTCTCGGATCATCACTCATCTCTTGGAAATCGAAGAAACAAACGAATGTATCACGTTCGTCGGTAGAAGAAGAATACAAAGCAATGACAAATACTTGTCTGTAATTGGCTTGGTTGAGATATATAGTTTGGGATTTGAAGGTTGAATTGCACAAATCGACTTCATTATTTTGTGATAATCAAGCAACTTTACATATTGCAACTGATCTAGTTTTTCACgtacaaaacacattgagattgattgtcacaTAGCTCGGGAAAAACTTCAAGCAGGTGAAATTCATCCATGTTATGTTTCTACAAAAATGCAGTTGCCAGACATTTTTACAAAAGCACTTGATAAAGATCAATTTGAATTTTCATGCAGCAAGTTGAGAGTTCTTGATTTGCACTCTCCAATTTGGGAGTATTAAGCAATACATCAGTTATCATatgatattattagatattatatgACTTTAGTTATCAAagaaattatatatcaattatcatatgatataattagttattatgtgACATAATTAGTTGattgaataaatataattagGTTTTATATTGTagttataattttgtttatatatatatatatatatatactacacTCTTTCAATGAGAATTTATTTCATTTGAAACCAATCTCTTTATTCTTGAcacatattaataatattttatggtATATCttatattatcaataatttttaataacatttttacatattaataatttgtttaaataatgttattaagaaaatttaataatatttttaatagaaagATAATATTCCAAATAtgttgttaaaaatatttagtaatatttaaaaaaaaagagtataatattataaaaatattattatcacaTAATTATCTTACACCTTAATATAAACGAATATGGTGAGAGAAAAAGTTAGAACAAAACGACATGTATGAATAAAAAAGATTTCAAAGACATAGTAATTAATACATGTATTAAAAATTTGCTTTGAAAAGTTATActgttaatttttaaaacataataaaattaaacactaacttaattagaaattaattttaattttaatttatataagtaATTTTCTTAGTAGCCAATGTAAGAAGAtccatttatattttaatttagaaactaatttagttaCACCAATTTGTAAaccttattttaaaaaaaatcatatcatatacatacttataaaaattaaaagaaatttaaagtaatattataaaaactaaaataaatttaaagtaatattataaaaactaaaataaatttaaagtaatattataaaaactaaaataattttgtttagttAACAAGACTCATCATAAATTCAAATGCACCAATAGTTTTAAGGCAAATACTCCGTACACCCGATCACTTTTAACCTGTCCAACatattgttttaatttcaaaattgcCCTTAATtccggaaataaaaatctggaattgaaaataatatattctggaGGTTATTAagtttcggaaataaaaatctgaaaaaaaaattaaagttctATTTCGgacaaaaaaattccaaaattgaaaataatacatttcggaaaaaaatatgaaaaagagATTATTCTGTTTCGAAAATGAAAATccagaaacaaaaatgaaaaacccATTCCAGATAAAAAATCCGTAATATAAATTTTcgttatggaaaaaaaaatccagaacacattttagaattttttttaagaacaatTTCGACTTTTCTACTTGAATCGGGGAGTGATATGGTGCAAGAAGCAATTGCCTAGTTTTAATTACATTGAGTTTTTCGGAGTGAGTTAGTTGATTCGGCAATGGCACAACAATTTCTACTTCCAACGCTGTCAAATTACtctttctaaaatattattttataatgataatttgttataaaacatttcaaagtagttaaaattcattaaattatgtattttaaatttttcatcttaaaataactttttttcagaatattTCTAAAATGTTCGATGGAtgattgatatttttaaaagtataaagatttaaaaatatattttatcattttacagtgataaaaagaaaatgtatttttttttatgaaggtGCATAAAACGATGGTCTCTCCACCTAACCATAAACCCTAGAAACTCACTGAACCCACTCACTCAACGAGAGCATAcagtttttgttttaattttttattttcatttctctaataaagaAAAACGAAAATTGGAAGCCAAAATCCACAGATAACACACTATGCTATGCTATACTCTCTAATCCGTTTGCGCCGTTACGCTTCTCCTCACTCTCCCCTTCTTCGTCTTCCTATAAACCGTTTCTCCTCCGCCGTTGCCGCCATGGTTGCTCACGCCAAGGACGACGCCTACCTTCAGGCGGCGATTCCTAAGCGCATCCAGCTGTTCCAGACTATCCAGGCGGAGCAGCAAACGCAGCGCCTCTCGCTTTCGCCGGATCCTATCAAAGTTAATCTCCCTGACGGCGGCGTGAGGGAGGCGAAGAAATGGCTCACGACTCCGCTCGACGTGGCGCGCGAAATCTCCAAAAATTTGGCCAACAACGCGCTCATCGCCAAAGTCAATGGCGTGCTCTGGGATATGACGCGCCCGCTCGAGGAGGATTGCCAGCTCCAGATCTTCAAGTTCGACGACGACGAAGGACGAGACACGTTCTGGCACTCTAGCGCGCACATTCTTGGCCAGGTCTAGCTctgttcaattttttaaatattttttatgtcaaTTTGTATTATGATGAATAATgatattgttgttgttattgttttttgttttgtttattttcagTCTCTCGAGACGGAGTATGGATGCAAGCTCTGCATTGGGCCCTGCACTACAAGAGGGGAGGTTCGTGTGTGCTTTTTGTTGGTTGTAATGTGTTTCTGCAGTGTTGACTTTGTTGTGATGTTTTTGTGAGGTGTGCATTGAATGAGACAGTGAATGTTCTATGTTAGGGATTCTATTATGATGCGTTTTACGGTGACTTGGGTCTCAATGACGATCACTTTAAGCAAATTGAAGCTGGAGCATTGAAGGCTGTTGcggtattcttcttctttattaCCTTATTTATGTCCTTTTAACGTTTAGTGCTGCTTTAGATGCTACCGTGGCTCTTGGGATTATTTCCGGTTACCATGATGAACAATAGTAACGGTACTAAATGTTTTTCTGTTTACGTTCATTTCTCCTTGTAATCTTGTGTTTTGTAGACTTTCAGATAACATTTAAACTTTATAGTTGCACAGCTGTGGAGTGTAATATCAAAGATTGTTCCAAATTTCTGACCCC
The sequence above is a segment of the Phaseolus vulgaris cultivar G19833 chromosome 2, P. vulgaris v2.0, whole genome shotgun sequence genome. Coding sequences within it:
- the LOC137809037 gene encoding uncharacterized protein; translated protein: MPKPKRIKNLLKSVAGSDKFVANYVNINVTPSATQDQTRTTSTTTSKSALAQPPSEFKLEKVQPRKSRQSNHYPLVDVIVGEGFSQKLKVKVRDAHSLPNGLHVVVNYDDNFQPIGKASGLLVGVCGQLATNHVLFPISFEKWSTFPDTYKDIVWESALKKIETGENIGRAEMWKITHKRKNGTYVNDEALEIGASGNGSGAPSPNQIL